One part of the Arabidopsis thaliana chromosome 1 sequence genome encodes these proteins:
- a CDS encoding Restriction endonuclease, type II-like superfamily protein (Restriction endonuclease, type II-like superfamily protein; FUNCTIONS IN: DNA binding, nuclease activity; INVOLVED IN: biological_process unknown; EXPRESSED IN: 23 plant structures; EXPRESSED DURING: 13 growth stages; CONTAINS InterPro DOMAIN/s: YqaJ viral recombinase family (InterPro:IPR019080), Putative phage-type endonuclease (InterPro:IPR017482), Exonuclease, phage-type/RecB, C-terminal (InterPro:IPR011604), Restriction endonuclease, type II-like (InterPro:IPR011335); BEST Arabidopsis thaliana protein match is: Restriction endonuclease, type II-like superfamily protein (TAIR:AT1G13810.1); Has 531 Blast hits to 531 proteins in 112 species: Archae - 0; Bacteria - 154; Metazoa - 63; Fungi - 0; Plants - 69; Viruses - 30; Other Eukaryotes - 215 (source: NCBI BLink).), translating into MMMRLVQVSSTESISSISASSARNGGVLYLKRGSVCVCRVLKPNKVALNSMILSAMRTCSISGFHTHLPKSSGSVSSRKRFSSTALSLITQTISPFAHPRSSVIVSSLLSPSDIPQKSEEWFALRKDKLTTSTFSTALGFWKGNRRAELWHEKVYDSDARVVEESARFAMNWGVQMESSAIERYKRIMGCEVGTMGFAIHSNEEFHWLGASPDGILDCFGILEVKCPYNKGKTETVLPWKKVPYYYMPQLQGQMEIMDREWVNLYCWTRNGSTVFRVMRDRSYWRIIHDVLREFWWESVIPAREALLLGKEDEEVKKYEPTSTHKRTKLAIAKSLNLAAESKLVCREIADHVEFF; encoded by the exons atgatgatgaggctAGTTCAAGTATCTTCCACTGAATCCATTTCTTCTATTTCCGCTTCCTCGGCCCGGAATGGTGGAGTTCTCTACTTGAAGCGTGGTTCTG TCTGTGTATGTAGAGTCTTGAAGCCGAATAAAGTTGCTCTCAACAGTATGATTCTTTCAGCTATGAGGACTTGCTCAATCTCTGGGTTCCATACTCATCTTCCGAAGTCAAGCGGTTCAGTTTCTTCGAGAAAGAGGTTTTCTTCTACTGCTTTATCACTCATCACTCAAACCATTTCACCATTTGCTCATCCCCGTTCATCAGTAATTGTGTCAAGCCTTCTCTCCCCATCTGATATCCCTCAGAAATCTGAAGAATGGTTTGCTTTAAGGAAAGACAAGTTAACCACAAGTACATTCAGTACAGCGCTGGGGTTTTGGAAAGGAAACCGGCGTGCCGAGCTCTGGCATGAAAAGGTTTATGATTCAGATGCACGAGTTGTTGAGGAGTCTGCACGGTTTGCTATGAACTGGGGTGTACAAATGGAATCATCTGCGATAGAAAGGTACAAAAGAATAATGGGTTGTGAGGTTGGAACAATGGGATTTGCTATTCACTCCAATGAGGAATTTCACTGGCTTGGCGCTTCACCGGATGGAATCCTCGATTGCTTTGGTATTCTAGAAGTGAAATGTCCATATAACAAAGGGAAAACCGAAACTGTATTACCCTGGAAAAAAGTGCCCTACTATTACATGCCTCAGCTGCAGGGTCAAATGGAGATAATGGACCGGGAATGGGTCAACTTATACTGCTGGACACGAAATGGAAGCACGGTTTTCCGTGTGATGAGAGACCGAAGCTATTGGAGAATCATACATGATGTATTAAGGGAGTTCTGGTGGGAGAGTGTGATTCCTGCAAGGGAGGCTTTGTTGTTAGGGAAAGAGGATGAGGAGGTGAAAAAGTATGAGCCAACATCTACGCATAAACGAACCAAGCTTGCCATAGCTAAAAGCCTAAATTTGGCTGCGGAATCAAAACTAGTATGCAGAGAAATTGCTGATCATGTCGAGTTCTTTTAG
- a CDS encoding Restriction endonuclease, type II-like superfamily protein (Restriction endonuclease, type II-like superfamily protein; FUNCTIONS IN: DNA binding, nuclease activity; INVOLVED IN: biological_process unknown; LOCATED IN: chloroplast; EXPRESSED IN: 23 plant structures; EXPRESSED DURING: 13 growth stages; CONTAINS InterPro DOMAIN/s: YqaJ viral recombinase family (InterPro:IPR019080), Putative phage-type endonuclease (InterPro:IPR017482), Exonuclease, phage-type/RecB, C-terminal (InterPro:IPR011604), Restriction endonuclease, type II-like (InterPro:IPR011335); BEST Arabidopsis thaliana protein match is: Restriction endonuclease, type II-like superfamily protein (TAIR:AT1G13810.1); Has 523 Blast hits to 523 proteins in 110 species: Archae - 0; Bacteria - 146; Metazoa - 63; Fungi - 0; Plants - 69; Viruses - 30; Other Eukaryotes - 215 (source: NCBI BLink).) — MILSAMRTCSISGFHTHLPKSSGSVSSRKRFSSTALSLITQTISPFAHPRSSVIVSSLLSPSDIPQKSEEWFALRKDKLTTSTFSTALGFWKGNRRAELWHEKVYDSDARVVEESARFAMNWGVQMESSAIERYKRIMGCEVGTMGFAIHSNEEFHWLGASPDGILDCFGILEVKCPYNKGKTETVLPWKKVPYYYMPQLQGQMEIMDREWVNLYCWTRNGSTVFRVMRDRSYWRIIHDVLREFWWESVIPAREALLLGKEDEEVKKYEPTSTHKRTKLAIAKSLNLAAESKLVCREIADHVEFF; from the coding sequence ATGATTCTTTCAGCTATGAGGACTTGCTCAATCTCTGGGTTCCATACTCATCTTCCGAAGTCAAGCGGTTCAGTTTCTTCGAGAAAGAGGTTTTCTTCTACTGCTTTATCACTCATCACTCAAACCATTTCACCATTTGCTCATCCCCGTTCATCAGTAATTGTGTCAAGCCTTCTCTCCCCATCTGATATCCCTCAGAAATCTGAAGAATGGTTTGCTTTAAGGAAAGACAAGTTAACCACAAGTACATTCAGTACAGCGCTGGGGTTTTGGAAAGGAAACCGGCGTGCCGAGCTCTGGCATGAAAAGGTTTATGATTCAGATGCACGAGTTGTTGAGGAGTCTGCACGGTTTGCTATGAACTGGGGTGTACAAATGGAATCATCTGCGATAGAAAGGTACAAAAGAATAATGGGTTGTGAGGTTGGAACAATGGGATTTGCTATTCACTCCAATGAGGAATTTCACTGGCTTGGCGCTTCACCGGATGGAATCCTCGATTGCTTTGGTATTCTAGAAGTGAAATGTCCATATAACAAAGGGAAAACCGAAACTGTATTACCCTGGAAAAAAGTGCCCTACTATTACATGCCTCAGCTGCAGGGTCAAATGGAGATAATGGACCGGGAATGGGTCAACTTATACTGCTGGACACGAAATGGAAGCACGGTTTTCCGTGTGATGAGAGACCGAAGCTATTGGAGAATCATACATGATGTATTAAGGGAGTTCTGGTGGGAGAGTGTGATTCCTGCAAGGGAGGCTTTGTTGTTAGGGAAAGAGGATGAGGAGGTGAAAAAGTATGAGCCAACATCTACGCATAAACGAACCAAGCTTGCCATAGCTAAAAGCCTAAATTTGGCTGCGGAATCAAAACTAGTATGCAGAGAAATTGCTGATCATGTCGAGTTCTTTTAG
- a CDS encoding SRP72 RNA-binding domain-containing protein (SRP72 RNA-binding domain; FUNCTIONS IN: 7S RNA binding; INVOLVED IN: SRP-dependent cotranslational protein targeting to membrane; LOCATED IN: signal recognition particle; CONTAINS InterPro DOMAIN/s: Signal recognition particle, SRP72 subunit, RNA-binding (InterPro:IPR013699); BEST Arabidopsis thaliana protein match is: SRP72 RNA-binding domain (TAIR:AT1G67680.1); Has 433 Blast hits to 428 proteins in 197 species: Archae - 4; Bacteria - 29; Metazoa - 154; Fungi - 136; Plants - 31; Viruses - 0; Other Eukaryotes - 79 (source: NCBI BLink).): MAPKSKENPKTSTPAIEDLFTSLHKHIKDTKYEEAVKVADQVLSIVPTDEDAIRCKVVALIKDDKFDDYLIKDVKINGALSVINSFPIDLGFHKAYCLYRENKLDEALVCLKGLERESKTLLLEAQILNCLGKVDACVDVYQKLNKSGIKLIEVNLVAALIRAGKASQVLESLKIRPTTTYQLAYNTACSLIENSNYVDAEQLLLTAMRIGQETLTEGDYSDDYIETQLAPISVQLAYVQQVLGQTQESKSSYVDIIKRNLADESLALAVNNLVALKGSKDISDGLRKFDLLKDKDSQNFQLSQELDAKLSHKHKEAIYANRVLLLLHANKMDQARELCATLPGMFPESVIPTLLQAAVLVRENKAAKAEELLGQCAENFPEKSKLVLLARAQIAASASHPHVAAESLSKIPDIQHLPATVATIVALRERAGDNDGATAVLDSAIRWWSDSMTDSNMLRILMPVAAAFKLRHGQEEEASRLYEEIVKNHNSTDALVGLVTTLARVNVEKAEAYEKQLKPLPGLKAVDVDNLEKTSGAKPIEGISAASLSQEEVKKEKVKRKRKPKYPKGFDLENSGPTPDPERWLPRRERSSYRPKRKDKRAAQIRGSQGALTKVKQEEAPSTSKSKQAAISKANAAGPSSSKASKKKSRR; this comes from the exons ATGGCTCCCAAATCGAaagaaaaccccaaaacctCGACTCCAGCAATCGAAGATCTCTTCACTTCCCTCCACAAACATATCAAGGATACTAAATATGAAGAAGCCGTCAAGGTCGCTGATCAAG TTTTGTCGATTGTACCTACCGATGAGGATGCGATCCGATGCAAAGTTGTGGCTCTGATAAAAGACGATAAGTTCGATGATTATCTAATCAAAGACGTTAAGATCAATGGTGCTCTCTCCGTCATTAACTCGTTTCCAATCGATCTAGGTTTTCACAAG GCGTATTGTTTATACCGTGAAAACAAGTTAGATGAGGCTTTGGTGTGTTTAAAAGGTCTCGAGAGAGAGTCAAAGACTTTGCTTTTAGAGGCTCAGATTTTGAACTGTTTGGGGAAAGTAGATGCTTGTGTGGATGTGTATCAGAAACTGAACAAGTCCGGGATTAAATTGATAGAGGTCAATTTAGTCGCGGCGTTGATTAGAGCCGGAAAAGCTTCTCAAGTATTGGAGAGTTTGAAGATCAGACCTACGACTACTTATCAATTGGCTTATAATACTGCTTGCTCTTTGATCGAAAACAGTAACTATGTTGATGCTGAACAACTTTTGCTCACTGCCATGAG AATTGGTCAGGAAACCCTCACTGAGGGCGACTATTCTGATGATTATATCGAGACTCAGCTAGCCCCAATTTCTGTTCAATTAGCATATGTCCAACAG gTCCTTGGACAAACTCAAGAATCAAAGAGCTCTTATGTAGATATCATTAAACGAAATCTGGCTGATGAATCACTTGCTCTTGCTGTGAACAACCTTGTTGCCTTGAAAGGTTCCAAAGATATTTCTGATGGCTTGAGGAAGTTTGATCTGCtgaaagacaaagactcacAAAATTTTCAGCTTTCTCAAGAACTTGATGCTAAGCTTTCACATAAACATAAGGAAGCTATATATGCCAATCGCGTCCTTCTACTTCTCCATGCAAATAAGATGGATCAG GCACGAGAGCTTTGTGCTACACTGCCCGGTATGTTTCCTGAGAGTGTTATTCCTACATTGCTTCAAGCTGCTGTTTTGGTGAGAGAAAACAAGGCTGCTAAAGCTGAAGAACTTCTGGGACAGTGTGCCGAAAACTTCCCGGAAAAGTCTAAGTTGGTTCTCTTGGCCAGGGCACAAATTGCCGCTTCTGCCAGTCATCCTCATGTAGCAGCAGAGTCCCTGTCCAAAATACCTGATATTCAGCACTTGCCTGCAACTGTTGCCACCATTGTCGCCCTCAGAGAGCGAGCTGGAGACAATGATGGTGCTACTGCTGTTCTTGACTCAGCAATTAGATGGTGGTCGGATTCTATGACCGATAGCAATATGCTTAGGATATTGATGCCGGTGGCTGCTGCCTTCAAGCTCAGGCATGGTCAAGAAGAGGAGGCTTCACGGCTATACGAGGAGATTGTGAAAAACCATAATAGCACAGATGCTTTGGTTGGTCTTGTGACTACTCTTGCTCGTGTCAATGTTGAGAAAGCAGAAGCTTACGAGAAACAGCTTAAGCCCCTACCAGGTTTGAAGGCTGTTGATGTGGATAACCTAGAAAAGACCTCTGGTGCAAAACCCATTGAAGGCATTTCTGCTGCTTCATTGAGTCAGgaagaagtgaagaaagagaaggtgaagaggaagagaaagccAAAGTATCCCAAAGGATTCGATCTGGAAAACTCAGGTCCAACTCCGGACCCTGAGAGGTGGCTTCCCAGAAGGGAAAGGTCAAGTTACAGACCCAAGAGAAAGGACAAGCGAGCAGCTCAAATCCGTGGCTCGCAAGGTGCCTTGACGAAGgttaaacaagaagaagctccTTCAACCTCTAAGTCAAAACAAGCGGCCATTTCTAAAGCCAATGCAGCTGGCCCTTCTTCCTCTAAGGCCTCGAAAAAGAAGTCTAGAAGATGA
- a CDS encoding Transmembrane amino acid transporter family protein (Transmembrane amino acid transporter family protein; CONTAINS InterPro DOMAIN/s: Amino acid transporter, transmembrane (InterPro:IPR013057); BEST Arabidopsis thaliana protein match is: lysine histidine transporter 2 (TAIR:AT1G24400.1); Has 4178 Blast hits to 4171 proteins in 339 species: Archae - 11; Bacteria - 167; Metazoa - 1152; Fungi - 762; Plants - 1618; Viruses - 0; Other Eukaryotes - 468 (source: NCBI BLink).), whose translation MEKSQSSPTKDASTKQKNVDDWLPITSSRNAKWWYSAFHNVTAMVGAGVLSLPYAMSNLGWGPGVTIMIMSWLITFYTLWQMVQMHEMVPGKRFDRYHELGQHAFGEKLGLWIVVPQQLIVEVGVDIVYMVTGGKSLKKIHDLLCTDCKNIRTTYWIMIFASIHFVLAHLPNFNSISIVSLAAAVMSLSYSTIAWATSVKKGVHPNVDYSSRASTTSGNVFNFLNALGDVAFAYAGHNVVLEIQATIPSTPEKPSKIAMWKGVVVAYIVVAICYFPVAFVCYYIFGNSVDDNILMTLEKPIWLIAIANAFVVVHVIGSYQIYAMPVFDMLETFLVKKMMFAPSFKLRFITRTLYVAFTMFVAICIPFFGGLLGFFGGFAFAPTTYYLPCIMWLCIKKPKKYGLSWCINWFCIVVGVILTILAPIGGLRTIIISAKNYEFFS comes from the exons ATGGAGAAAAGTCAATCGTCTCCAACCAAGGACGCGTCCACAAAGCAGAAGAATGTAGACGATTGGTTACCGATAACATCCTCTAGAAATGCCAAGTGGTGGTACTCTGCGTTTCACAATGTCACCGCCATGGTCGGGGCTGGTGTACTCAGCTTACCTTACGCCATGTCTAATCTTGGATG GGGACCTGGAGTGACAATAATGATAATGTCATGGCTGATAACATTCTACACACTATGGCAGATGGTGCAAATGCACGAGATGGTTCCAGGGAAGAGGTTCGACAGGTACCACGAATTAGGCCAACACGCGTTTGGGGAGAAGCTCGGACTATGGATCGTGGTGCCACAACAACTAATCGTTGAAGTAGGTGTGGATATTGTGTACATGGTTACGGGAGGGAAGTCattgaaaaaaattcatgaCCTTCTTTGCACCGATTGCAAAAATATAAGAACTACATATTGGATCATGATCTTCGCTTCCATACACTTTGTTCTTGCTCATCTCCCTAATTTTAACTCCATATCTATCGTCTCCCTTGCTGCTGCCGTTATGTCTTTGAG CTACTCGACAATCGCTTGGGCAACCTCGGTGAAGAAAGGAGTTCATCCAAATGTAGACTACTCGTCTAGAGCATCTACAACCTCAGGAAATGTATTCAACTTCTTGAATGCACTAGGAGATGTGGCATTTGCGTATGCAGGTCACAACGTTGTGTTGGAGATACAAGCTACTATTCCTTCAACACCTGAGAAACCATCAAAGATTGCAATGTGGAAAGGAGTAGTAGTTGCATACATCGTTGTTGCCATATGCTACTTTCCCGTTGCATTTGTTTGCTACTATATCTTTGGAAACAGTGTGGACGACAATATTCTCATGACGTTGGAGAAACCCATCTGGCTTATCGCCATTGCTAACGCATTCGTGGTTGTCCATGTCATTGGAAGCTACCAAATATACGCAATGCCGGTCTTTGACATGCTCGAAACCTTTTTggtaaagaagatgatgttcGCTCCTTCCTTCAAACTCCGCTTCATCACTCGTACTCTATATGTTG CTTTCACGATGTTCGTTGCCATATGCATCCCATTTTTTGGTGGATTGCTCGGGTTTTTCGGAGGATTCGCCTTTGCCCCAACAACTTACTAT CTACCATGCATCATGTGGCTTTGtatcaagaaaccaaagaagtATGGATTGTCTTGGTGTATTAATTGg TTTTGCATAGTAGTTGGTGTTATATTGACGATCCTAGCTCCCATTGGTGGCCTCAGAACCATTATTATCTCAGCCAAAAACTACGAATTCTTCTCTTGA
- a CDS encoding Restriction endonuclease, type II-like superfamily protein (Restriction endonuclease, type II-like superfamily protein; FUNCTIONS IN: DNA binding, nuclease activity; INVOLVED IN: biological_process unknown; EXPRESSED IN: 23 plant structures; EXPRESSED DURING: 13 growth stages; CONTAINS InterPro DOMAIN/s: YqaJ viral recombinase family (InterPro:IPR019080), Putative phage-type endonuclease (InterPro:IPR017482), Exonuclease, phage-type/RecB, C-terminal (InterPro:IPR011604), Restriction endonuclease, type II-like (InterPro:IPR011335); BEST Arabidopsis thaliana protein match is: Restriction endonuclease, type II-like superfamily protein (TAIR:AT1G13810.1).): MFVSNMIPLTFVTVCVCRVLKPNKVALNSMILSAMRTCSISGFHTHLPKSSGSVSSRKRFSSTALSLITQTISPFAHPRSSVIVSSLLSPSDIPQKSEEWFALRKDKLTTSTFSTALGFWKGNRRAELWHEKVYDSDARVVEESARFAMNWGVQMESSAIERYKRIMGCEVGTMGFAIHSNEEFHWLGASPDGILDCFGILEVKCPYNKGKTETVLPWKKVPYYYMPQLQGQMEIMDREWVNLYCWTRNGSTVFRVMRDRSYWRIIHDVLREFWWESVIPAREALLLGKEDEEVKKYEPTSTHKRTKLAIAKSLNLAAESKLVCREIADHVEFF, from the coding sequence ATGTTTGTTTCCAATATGATTCCTCTAACCTTTGTAACAGTCTGTGTATGTAGAGTCTTGAAGCCGAATAAAGTTGCTCTCAACAGTATGATTCTTTCAGCTATGAGGACTTGCTCAATCTCTGGGTTCCATACTCATCTTCCGAAGTCAAGCGGTTCAGTTTCTTCGAGAAAGAGGTTTTCTTCTACTGCTTTATCACTCATCACTCAAACCATTTCACCATTTGCTCATCCCCGTTCATCAGTAATTGTGTCAAGCCTTCTCTCCCCATCTGATATCCCTCAGAAATCTGAAGAATGGTTTGCTTTAAGGAAAGACAAGTTAACCACAAGTACATTCAGTACAGCGCTGGGGTTTTGGAAAGGAAACCGGCGTGCCGAGCTCTGGCATGAAAAGGTTTATGATTCAGATGCACGAGTTGTTGAGGAGTCTGCACGGTTTGCTATGAACTGGGGTGTACAAATGGAATCATCTGCGATAGAAAGGTACAAAAGAATAATGGGTTGTGAGGTTGGAACAATGGGATTTGCTATTCACTCCAATGAGGAATTTCACTGGCTTGGCGCTTCACCGGATGGAATCCTCGATTGCTTTGGTATTCTAGAAGTGAAATGTCCATATAACAAAGGGAAAACCGAAACTGTATTACCCTGGAAAAAAGTGCCCTACTATTACATGCCTCAGCTGCAGGGTCAAATGGAGATAATGGACCGGGAATGGGTCAACTTATACTGCTGGACACGAAATGGAAGCACGGTTTTCCGTGTGATGAGAGACCGAAGCTATTGGAGAATCATACATGATGTATTAAGGGAGTTCTGGTGGGAGAGTGTGATTCCTGCAAGGGAGGCTTTGTTGTTAGGGAAAGAGGATGAGGAGGTGAAAAAGTATGAGCCAACATCTACGCATAAACGAACCAAGCTTGCCATAGCTAAAAGCCTAAATTTGGCTGCGGAATCAAAACTAGTATGCAGAGAAATTGCTGATCATGTCGAGTTCTTTTAG
- a CDS encoding uncharacterized protein (unknown protein; BEST Arabidopsis thaliana protein match is: unknown protein (TAIR:AT1G24405.1); Has 18 Blast hits to 18 proteins in 6 species: Archae - 0; Bacteria - 0; Metazoa - 0; Fungi - 0; Plants - 18; Viruses - 0; Other Eukaryotes - 0 (source: NCBI BLink).) translates to MDSGPSWADQWDYNNPDPLPSSTKEDESKKKNKKKKEEDGSKSSLGKTLLGFKWMKELRKKSEK, encoded by the coding sequence atggatTCAGGGCCGTCGTGGGCTGATCAATGGGATTACAATAACCCTGACCCTCTACCGAGTTCGACGAAAGAGGATGAgagcaaaaagaagaacaagaagaagaaggaagaagatggaagcaAAAGCAGTCTTGGGAAGACATTACTTGGGTTCAAATGGATGAAGGAGCTCCGCAAGAAATCTGAAAAGTGA